The genomic stretch TCTACCATCCTTCCTTTTCAGATGTCAGATTCTGAAGAAGAAATTGAAAGTCAGGAGGAGGATAAACAAGTTAAAGTAGTCACCCCTAAAGTGTCTGCTAAGTGCCGACCAAAGATGCTTGTTGAGTGATTGAAAAGTGAATAAAGCTCGAGAGAGGTCAGTACGAAGAGTTGGGTTTGGGGGGATCCTGGAGCTTAAGTTGAAAACGTATCCGCTTGCCCATGTTCCACTATTTCTACAGGCATTTAGTGATGAGCCTGGGTCGTCAAAATTTTTCCGAGGTGAAGTATCCTCGTTGCCTCCAAGAGCAGCAATTGACCATCGGTGGCGTGGACACTGACAAACAAGTTGTGACCATTAGAGATGTGGGAGCTACGACTCACCTGAAGAAGTTTGTTGAGATTGAACTCCCACCGGGAGTTGAAAGCTCGGGCTGTTGATGTAAGTTGTTCTCACCTGATTGTTTTTATTAAGTAAAGATAGATTTATTTGTATTATTGTTCAACAATTTCACTATTCTTAGTTGGTGTTACACTTTTCTTAATTACACGTTTTCTGAACAAAATTACACTATTCTTCCTTGAAGTTACACTTTTATGAAATACATTGAAGTTTGAGGTTtctgtactaaagttacacttttcttccttaaaattacagttttcttTGTTGAAGTTACACTTTATTGAAATGCATTTAAGTTTTAGATTTCTGTACTAAAATTACAATttgttttgttaaagttacaaTTTTACAAAGTCAGATTGATACTCTATTTTATACTCTATTATGATatataatttgaatttattttgcaATTTTAATGTAGGATGTCCATGAGGTTTATTTGAAGATGCAGAGGAATGCCATAgtcttctattcatggtatgctGATGCCGCTCAAAAGCTTAAAGGGTTAACATCGGGTTCTTCCTTTTCAAGCGGCCTCGTCCCTACACAAAGTAGCCAAGATTTTTTTCAAAGTCAGCAGATGAAGGTATATGCTGGGGAGATTCAAGAGATAGCTCAACGAATAAAGGATTCTGTTGATTTTGCACCCATACTTCAAGAAGGTGGGTCTGGAAATGTTAGCACAGGAGAGGAGGAGTCAGATGTTGATGGAGATGGAGAAGATGTTGGGGATGGAGATTTTGGAGATGGGGAAGCTGTTTCCCTTGGTAGTGATGAAGTAGGCCGTGATAAGGATCGTGAAGTCGCTACAGAACAGATAATGGAGACTGTAAAGTTTTACAACAGCGGTGATTTTAATGAAGGTGCTGATTCAGGTAAAGAGGAAGAGGAAGGTCCAATGGGGGATGTAGGTGTACAAGTAATGGAAGTTGTTCAGGGATCATCTGTTAAGGATGTACAAAATTCTCTTGAGTTGAAACTCTATAAAAGGCGTCAAGAACAGGAATGCAACATACAGTATAAAAGGCGTAAAGTTGTCCAAGAGCCGGTGAAAGTAGTAGAAAATGTTATTCCCGAAGATCTCTTAAATGATCGTGAAATTCTTGAGCAATATTATTCAGCTGAGGTTGTTGACGAAGCTATTAGGAAGGGGGCCCTTAATGCTGCCCGTCAGATGGAGCAAGTACAAGCTGCTGATGAGGCTTGGCCTATTGGTGGCGATGCTGAAACAGGTGAGAAGGAGTCAGTGGATGTGAAGTCAATGGAGATTGTGCCTCCTGCTACTCAGTTCCTTTTTACGACCGCTGAGCTTAATGATACAGAGCGGAGAATTGTGGAAACTGAGTCACAATTGATGGGAACTCAAGTGGGATGTGAACCAGCCGCAGTAGACCCTGTTAATGGTAACATTGTCACTGGTGATTTATTGGGAAATGAACACGCGGTTATGGATGAAGGTAATGATGTAGCAAATAATCCGGTGGCTTTGGTAAAGGATGATGCTGCGGAGAAAGTGGTGGACAGTGTGGTGGAGACTGCAATGGAAGACGCGGCAGTGAAGGATCATGGAGGTAATCAGTTGTAGTTAAGCTATGCTTGCTAGAGTTACATTATTTGGAAGTTGGAATGATAGTATTATTTGAAGGGGCATCATTGTGTGTTGCTGTTACTTTTTTAGTGGTTAGAGTTACATTTTTTTTTGCTGAAATTACGTTTTTGTGTTTGTCTGGTTGAAATTacactatctactatcaaaatcaTACTTTTTCTATTTAGAATTACCCTTTTAAGTTGAGTGTTATTTGTCATTTATTAGTTTTGTTTGAATCCATTTTTTTATGTTGAACTTCAAATTAGTATTTTGCCTGAAATTACATTTTGGAGGAGACATTTGACTTATTTATTCAAATTTCGTAACGTGTCTGCTATTGTTCATCCCCAGTGGAGGTTACACCGCAGGATGCGACCGAAAAGTCATTCGACTTACCACTTACTTTTTGGTCTACTGCTGAAGTAGATGAGGCCTTTCGTTGGGGTGCGGTTCAAGATAAAGGGCAGTCTGAACCTGGTGAGGTTGCAACAGTAGACCCTGGGAAAGTGAATGATGTGACTGATGAGTTATTTGGAAATGAAGACGGGGATATTCCTGAAGATAATGATGCAGCAAATAAACTTGAGTCAGTTCGTCACCCGCATAGAAGTTGGACAACTCAACTTAAAACGATCATACCCCTTCGTTACTTAACCAAATAAGGCGTATGACCACATGTTGGAAAGCTAACTTCATGTACTTTCATCTCAAATAGGTATCACAATAAAATCAGTCATAGTTTAGGAGATATTTAGCTGTTAAACCAAGTGAACGAAACTGAAATGTCAAGAGTGACTTGAACTTGCATTTTGAATGTAGACCCATGTCCCTCATGTATCACTAATTGCTTACGTGTTATCAGAGTTTTTATTTCTTCCTTACGAGGTTGAGATTTTAGTGTGAtttgatccttgcgaggtgagagccaCAATTCGTGTATATCTTCAAATTTCTTGCGAGGAAGGAGGgtttattcacgtcatatcctaATTTTAGTTGAGGGGTCTTGGGAGATTatcacaactaattcatatcctTATTGTTTTCGTTACTTATACATcaaaaaaaataccaaaaacacGTTAATTCCGTTGCGTATTTTATTATTCAAAAATCAAACATCAAAATCCAACTAGTTTTACATCAATTTAATAAAACTCGTGGTTATTTTATATCGATTTATTTTACATCGAAGTGGTTACCAGAGCAGGTTTTAGTTTGTTTCTTAACAAACTTTTCTTGGGAAGTTCATAGTCATGTCTCGAAGGCAATTCAAAAATTTTTGAAGGAGTTTGAGGAATTTGAGCAACGATTATGGTGGAAGGATTTAGAAATAGGTCTTGCCAAATTGTCGAACTAGATGGAGAAGTTTGAGCCTGACTTTCACCAATCTTGTGAAATTAAGAAACAAACGACAAAGATCGAGTCTTTTGATGTTTTTCACAAGGAACAAGAAGTGGAGCATCTAGAAGACGTGGAGAAGATGATGCCTGATCTTATTGAAACGAACGGTCCAGAAGACTGTCAGATAGGCAACTATCAGTTTCAGGATGATGAACAAAAAAAAAGGACGAGATTATCATAGTAGAGCCATTAAGTGATGATGatcaaattaaagatgtgatTGATGATGACCTATTTTCTTTTGAGGATGAATCTCATATAAAAGGTACTTGTTTATTTGAT from Silene latifolia isolate original U9 population chromosome 2, ASM4854445v1, whole genome shotgun sequence encodes the following:
- the LOC141629801 gene encoding uncharacterized protein LOC141629801, with translation MGTQVGCEPAAVDPVNGNIVTGDLLGNEHAVMDEGNDVANNPVALVKDDAAEKVVDSVVETAMEDAAVKDHGVEVTPQDATEKSFDLPLTFWSTAEVDEAFRWGAVQDKGQSEPGEVATVDPGKVNDVTDELFGNEDGDIPEDNDAANKLESVRHPHRSWTTQLKTIIPLRYLTK